The Streptomyces sp. Mut1 genome window below encodes:
- a CDS encoding MFS transporter, with amino-acid sequence MPPASTGASTLTVAASTPSSPVTTTVAAGSDTADRLEPGRPGYRRMSFALFAAGVATFALLYSTQALLPAVSASFGATAGQASWTVSAATGALALCVLPMSALSERFGRRQMMTASLVVAVTVGLFVPFAPSLGWLIALRAVQGAALAGLPASAMAYLAEEVRPKALVAAIGLFVAGNSIGGMSGRILTGWVAQLWGWRAALGAVGLLAVACAVVFHFMIPRARHFTPGSLNPKALAKTVGTHLADPLLRRLYAIGALFMTVFGAVYTVIGYRLVEAPFSLPQGIVGSIFLVYLVGTVSSAAAGKLVARLGRRGALYLAVSTTAAGLLLSLADQLAAVLLGLVLITAGFFAGHAVASSSVSRTATTGRAQASALYQSAYYLGSSAGGTLGAVAFHTGGWAGTVALGLLAVLGVVTITLYGTRAARAERLRPMPVAAVRN; translated from the coding sequence ATGCCTCCCGCCAGTACCGGGGCGTCCACCCTTACCGTGGCCGCCTCGACCCCGTCGTCCCCCGTCACCACCACCGTCGCAGCCGGGTCCGACACCGCGGACCGGCTCGAACCCGGGCGCCCCGGCTACCGCCGGATGAGCTTCGCCCTCTTCGCCGCCGGTGTCGCGACGTTCGCGCTCCTCTACTCCACCCAGGCCCTGCTGCCCGCCGTCTCCGCCTCCTTCGGCGCCACGGCAGGGCAGGCGAGCTGGACGGTCTCCGCCGCGACGGGCGCGCTGGCGCTGTGTGTACTGCCGATGAGCGCGCTGTCCGAGCGGTTCGGGCGGCGGCAGATGATGACCGCGTCGCTGGTGGTCGCGGTGACCGTCGGGCTGTTCGTACCGTTCGCCCCCTCCCTGGGCTGGCTGATCGCGCTGCGCGCCGTCCAGGGTGCCGCGCTCGCCGGACTGCCCGCCTCCGCGATGGCGTACCTGGCGGAGGAGGTCCGGCCGAAGGCGCTCGTCGCCGCGATCGGGCTCTTCGTGGCCGGCAACAGCATCGGCGGGATGAGCGGCCGCATCCTCACCGGCTGGGTCGCCCAGCTGTGGGGCTGGCGGGCGGCGCTCGGCGCGGTCGGGCTGCTGGCCGTGGCCTGCGCGGTCGTCTTCCACTTCATGATCCCGCGCGCCCGGCACTTCACCCCCGGTTCGCTGAACCCGAAGGCCCTGGCGAAGACCGTGGGCACGCACCTCGCCGACCCGCTGCTGCGGCGGCTGTACGCGATCGGCGCGCTGTTCATGACGGTGTTCGGCGCGGTCTACACGGTGATCGGCTACCGGCTCGTGGAGGCGCCGTTCAGCCTTCCGCAGGGGATCGTCGGCTCGATCTTCCTGGTCTACCTGGTCGGTACGGTTTCCTCGGCCGCGGCGGGGAAGCTCGTCGCCCGGCTCGGGCGCCGGGGTGCGCTGTACCTCGCCGTCTCCACGACGGCCGCCGGTCTGCTGCTCTCGCTCGCCGATCAGCTGGCGGCCGTGCTCCTGGGCCTGGTGCTGATCACGGCCGGCTTCTTCGCCGGGCACGCGGTCGCCTCGTCCTCGGTGAGCCGCACGGCGACCACCGGCCGCGCCCAGGCGTCCGCGCTGTACCAGTCGGCGTACTACCTGGGCTCCAGCGCCGGCGGCACGCTCGGCGCCGTCGCCTTCCACACGGGCGGCTGGGCGGGCACGGTCGCACTGGGACTGCTCGCGGTCCTCGGCGTCGTCACCATCACGCTGTACGGAACCCGGGCCGCCCGCGCCGAACGGCTGCGGCCGATGCCGGTTGCGGCCGTACGGAACTGA
- a CDS encoding LysR family transcriptional regulator: protein MAHQHSSQPRLSPGSYEEDIRAVLAPRLAYFEAVARHEHVTRAAHELGVPQSTLSRAMVRLEQDLGVALFARKGRTVSLTPAGRTFLGSAERALAEVEKAADSVRADADPTAGRVAFGFLHTMGSETVPALIRAFRADHPRVRFQLVQNYGEAMIERLRAGGLDLCLTSPVPDAPDLVTRRLDEQRLRLVVPDDHRLATRRRIRLAEAADETFVTLEPGYGLRRITDDLCTEAGFVPRVAFEGEEAETLRGLVAAGLGVALLPPPAVARPGVVELTVTAPRAVREIGVAWLDGHPDTAPVAAFKKFLLGRRGSLLA from the coding sequence ATGGCGCATCAACACAGCTCACAGCCACGGCTGTCACCGGGCAGTTACGAAGAAGACATCCGCGCGGTACTCGCGCCCCGCCTCGCCTACTTCGAGGCGGTCGCCCGCCACGAGCACGTCACCCGCGCCGCGCACGAACTGGGCGTCCCGCAGTCCACGCTCTCGCGGGCCATGGTCCGGCTGGAACAGGACCTCGGCGTCGCCCTGTTCGCCCGCAAGGGCCGCACGGTCTCGCTCACCCCGGCCGGCCGCACCTTCCTCGGCTCGGCCGAGCGCGCCCTCGCCGAGGTGGAGAAGGCCGCCGACTCGGTACGCGCCGACGCCGACCCCACCGCGGGCAGGGTCGCCTTCGGCTTCCTCCACACGATGGGCTCCGAAACCGTCCCCGCCCTCATCCGCGCCTTCCGCGCCGACCACCCCCGGGTCCGCTTCCAACTCGTCCAGAACTACGGCGAAGCCATGATCGAACGCCTCCGCGCGGGCGGCCTCGACCTCTGCCTCACCTCACCGGTCCCGGACGCCCCCGACCTCGTCACCCGCCGCCTGGACGAACAACGCCTCCGACTGGTCGTCCCCGACGACCACCGCCTGGCCACCCGCCGCCGCATCCGCCTCGCCGAAGCCGCCGACGAAACCTTCGTCACCCTCGAACCCGGCTACGGCCTCCGCCGCATCACGGACGACCTCTGCACCGAGGCGGGCTTCGTCCCCCGCGTCGCGTTCGAGGGCGAGGAGGCGGAGACACTGCGCGGCCTGGTCGCGGCGGGCCTGGGCGTGGCCCTGCTCCCGCCCCCGGCGGTGGCCCGGCCGGGGGTGGTGGAACTGACGGTGACGGCACCACGGGCGGTACGCGAGATCGGGGTGGCCTGGCTGGACGGCCACCCGGACACGGCTCCGGTGGCGGCGTTCAAGAAGTTCCTGCTGGGGCGGCGGGGGAGCTTGTTGGCATAG
- the cas3 gene encoding CRISPR-associated helicase Cas3' yields MTTARHGAARPGLHARLTTTARTVWAKHDRDSDGWLPLWRHMEDSAAIAGLLWDTWLPVNVKGLISSALPGGQRDGRRLAVWLAGAHDIGKATPAFACQVDQLADRMRDAGLEMRSAKALGPDRRIAPHGLAGQALLGEWLRERHGWAVKQTGQFTVVVGGHHGVPPEPGQIAALHKHGHLLRSPGASRDVWRRVQGELLDACAEEYRVQDRLDAWRDVRLPQTAQVLLTSLVIVADWIASNADLFPYFPQDAARSGAERVAAAWRGLDLPAPWSPDEPVEDAQQLIASRFGLPEGAKARPVQEAAVELARSMGEPGLMVIEAPMGEGKTEAALAVAEVFAARSGAGGAFFALPTMATGNAMFPRLLDWIARLPSARGAQQSVLLAHSKAALNEDFAELMRDSGQRIVAVDLDAPQAPRWRPRDTKHAARTELVAHAWLRGRKKAMLSSFVAGTIDQLLFAGLKSRHLAMRHLAVVGKVVVIDEAHAYDTYMSVYLDRVLAWLGAYRVPVVILSATLPARRRRELVEAYSGAEIQASDVQPAFEEVAEVTAYPLLTAVGHGRPPVVRSPDASGRGTDVVLERIEDDVDALVGRLAHELEGGGCALVVRNTVKRVLETAKALRRMFGDEHVTVAHSCFIDVDRAAKDADLLKRFGPPGKADGRPAGPHIVVASQVAEQSLDVDFDLLVTDLCPVDLLLQRMGRLHRHMRGAGQQDRPERLRRARCLVTGADWDADVPVPVRGSVAVYGAYTLLRSATALLPHFEQGEARPVRLPDDISPLVQAAYADDADCPDGWADAMADARDRYEQHRADQAERAAVFRLGKVGKAGRPLFGWVAAGVGDADDSLAGRAQVRDSRESLEVVVVQRRDDGTLVTVPWLAPDRRGNPLGGLDLPLDQVPTRQAARAAASCGLRLPIQFSYADVMERAIAELEELYVPAWQVKESQWLSGQLILALDEDCQTHLAGFSLSYSESDGLEVTRA; encoded by the coding sequence ATGACCACCGCAAGGCACGGCGCCGCCCGCCCCGGGCTCCACGCCAGGCTCACCACCACCGCCCGCACCGTGTGGGCCAAGCATGATCGGGACTCCGACGGCTGGCTGCCGTTGTGGCGGCACATGGAGGACAGCGCCGCGATCGCGGGGCTGCTGTGGGACACGTGGTTGCCCGTCAACGTCAAGGGACTCATCAGCTCGGCGCTCCCCGGCGGACAACGCGACGGGAGGCGGCTCGCCGTCTGGCTGGCCGGGGCGCACGACATCGGGAAGGCGACGCCCGCCTTCGCCTGCCAGGTTGATCAGCTTGCCGATCGCATGCGTGATGCCGGGCTGGAGATGCGCTCGGCCAAAGCCCTCGGCCCGGACCGCAGGATCGCCCCGCACGGGCTCGCCGGCCAGGCGCTGTTGGGGGAGTGGCTGCGTGAGCGGCACGGCTGGGCGGTGAAGCAGACCGGGCAGTTCACCGTCGTCGTCGGCGGACATCACGGCGTGCCGCCGGAGCCGGGTCAGATCGCCGCCCTGCACAAGCACGGGCACCTGCTGCGCAGCCCCGGGGCGAGCCGGGACGTCTGGCGGCGGGTGCAGGGCGAACTGCTCGACGCGTGTGCGGAGGAGTACCGCGTACAGGACCGGCTGGACGCCTGGCGGGACGTGCGGTTGCCGCAGACCGCGCAGGTGCTGCTCACCTCGCTTGTCATCGTCGCCGACTGGATCGCCAGCAACGCCGACCTCTTCCCGTACTTTCCGCAGGACGCCGCCCGCAGCGGTGCGGAGCGGGTGGCCGCCGCCTGGCGGGGTCTCGACCTGCCTGCCCCCTGGTCCCCGGACGAGCCCGTTGAGGACGCCCAGCAGCTCATCGCGTCCCGCTTCGGCCTTCCGGAGGGTGCGAAGGCCCGGCCTGTGCAGGAGGCCGCCGTCGAACTGGCTCGTTCCATGGGCGAGCCAGGGCTGATGGTGATCGAGGCGCCCATGGGCGAGGGCAAGACCGAGGCCGCTCTCGCCGTCGCCGAGGTCTTCGCCGCCCGCTCCGGGGCAGGCGGCGCCTTCTTCGCTCTTCCCACCATGGCCACGGGCAACGCCATGTTTCCCCGTCTCCTGGACTGGATCGCACGGCTCCCGTCCGCCCGGGGCGCCCAGCAATCCGTACTCCTCGCCCACTCCAAGGCCGCACTGAACGAGGACTTCGCTGAGCTGATGCGGGACAGCGGTCAACGGATCGTCGCCGTCGACCTCGACGCTCCGCAGGCGCCGCGCTGGCGTCCCCGTGACACGAAACACGCGGCTCGCACCGAACTCGTCGCGCACGCCTGGCTGCGGGGACGCAAGAAGGCCATGCTGTCGTCCTTCGTCGCCGGGACCATCGACCAGCTCCTCTTCGCCGGCCTCAAGAGCCGTCACCTGGCGATGCGTCACCTGGCGGTGGTGGGGAAGGTCGTTGTCATTGACGAGGCGCACGCCTACGACACCTACATGAGTGTGTACCTCGATCGCGTGCTGGCCTGGCTCGGCGCGTACCGGGTGCCTGTCGTGATCCTGTCCGCGACCCTTCCCGCCCGCAGACGACGCGAGCTCGTGGAGGCGTACTCCGGCGCGGAGATCCAAGCGAGCGATGTCCAGCCGGCGTTCGAGGAGGTCGCCGAGGTCACCGCCTATCCCTTGCTGACCGCTGTGGGTCACGGCCGTCCGCCGGTCGTGCGGAGCCCCGATGCCTCCGGCCGCGGAACGGACGTCGTACTCGAACGGATCGAAGACGACGTCGATGCCCTCGTCGGACGGCTCGCCCACGAGCTGGAAGGGGGTGGCTGCGCACTCGTCGTACGCAACACCGTCAAGCGAGTGCTGGAGACCGCGAAGGCGCTCAGAAGGATGTTCGGCGACGAGCACGTCACGGTCGCGCACTCGTGCTTCATCGACGTCGACCGGGCGGCAAAGGACGCGGACCTTCTCAAACGCTTCGGTCCTCCGGGCAAGGCGGACGGACGTCCGGCCGGACCGCACATCGTCGTGGCCAGCCAAGTGGCGGAGCAGTCCCTTGATGTCGACTTCGATCTGCTCGTCACCGACCTCTGCCCGGTCGACCTCCTGCTCCAGCGCATGGGCCGCCTGCACAGGCACATGCGCGGCGCGGGCCAGCAGGACCGCCCCGAGCGGCTGCGTCGCGCGCGCTGCCTGGTCACCGGCGCCGACTGGGACGCCGACGTGCCCGTACCCGTACGGGGGTCGGTTGCCGTGTACGGGGCGTACACGCTCCTTCGGTCGGCCACCGCCCTTCTGCCGCACTTCGAGCAGGGGGAGGCGCGCCCCGTACGGCTGCCCGACGACATCAGCCCTCTCGTTCAGGCCGCGTACGCGGACGACGCCGACTGCCCCGACGGCTGGGCGGACGCGATGGCCGATGCGCGCGACCGCTACGAGCAGCACCGCGCGGACCAGGCCGAGCGTGCGGCCGTGTTCCGGCTCGGAAAAGTGGGCAAGGCGGGCAGGCCGCTGTTCGGGTGGGTCGCGGCGGGGGTGGGCGACGCGGACGACAGCCTGGCCGGGCGCGCTCAGGTCCGCGACAGCAGGGAGAGCTTGGAGGTCGTCGTGGTCCAGCGGCGGGATGACGGGACGCTGGTAACGGTTCCGTGGCTCGCTCCCGACCGGCGCGGCAATCCGCTCGGAGGGCTGGACCTGCCCCTGGACCAGGTGCCGACCCGGCAGGCCGCGCGTGCGGCGGCGAGTTGTGGCTTGAGGTTGCCGATCCAGTTCTCGTACGCCGACGTCATGGAGCGGGCAATCGCCGAGCTGGAGGAACTGTATGTACCCGCTTGGCAGGTGAAGGAAAGCCAGTGGCTCTCCGGCCAGCTGATTCTCGCGCTGGACGAGGATTGTCAGACCCACCTGGCAGGCTTTTCCCTGAGCTACAGCGAGAGCGACGGCCTTGAGGTGACCCGTGCCTGA
- the casA gene encoding type I-E CRISPR-associated protein Cse1/CasA has protein sequence MPETDENATLALSFDLTADPWILVLGQGGEHGELSLRQVFDQAHGLRRLVGDLPTQEFALLRLLLAVAHDALGGPRDVEHWAELWADDDCFAPVGAYLDEHHRRFGLFDDRTPFFQVAGLHTAKGEVSSLNRIVADVPNGAPFFSSRMPAVDRLTYAEAARWVVHAHAYDTSGIKTGVVGDSRVKGGRVYPLGVGWAGNLGGVFAEGRTLRETLLLNMVAPADTVGLSDWDAGDDLPAWRRDACGPGAEPVRRPTGVRDLYTWQSRRLLLHADGDGVHGVVLGYGDPLTARNKHGCEPMTAWRRSKTQEKKHGESTAYMPREHDPARSAWRGLASLIANRGAPAQGAEAADYLPPRLFEWISQLVTSDELDEDFLVRAHIVGARFGTQQSVIDEVVDDHVSMAVVLLHERKSEYAEQAISAVTDAEEAVTALGDLATNLARAAGTDSEGPRATARDSGFHVLGTHYRTWLAALDGSADPYAARAEWQRQVHRIVGGLGDGLIDRAGDAAWQGRVITVKSRTEWLNAGLADNWFRYRLGTCLGHPRDSGQPTDTGGESEATVPAAAMSASAAAAPVTEGHV, from the coding sequence GTGCCTGAAACTGATGAAAACGCGACCCTTGCGCTGTCGTTCGATCTCACTGCGGATCCTTGGATTCTGGTTTTAGGTCAGGGCGGCGAACATGGTGAGCTCTCGCTGCGGCAGGTCTTCGACCAGGCGCATGGCCTGCGCCGGCTCGTCGGAGACCTGCCCACCCAGGAATTCGCCCTGCTGCGGCTCCTGCTCGCCGTCGCGCACGACGCACTCGGCGGACCACGGGACGTCGAACACTGGGCGGAACTGTGGGCCGACGACGACTGTTTCGCGCCGGTCGGGGCCTACCTCGATGAACATCACCGCCGATTCGGCCTCTTCGACGACCGTACGCCGTTCTTCCAGGTGGCCGGACTGCACACAGCGAAGGGCGAGGTCTCGTCCCTGAACCGGATCGTTGCCGACGTGCCCAACGGGGCACCCTTCTTCAGCTCCCGTATGCCGGCTGTCGACCGGCTGACGTATGCGGAAGCCGCCCGATGGGTCGTGCACGCGCACGCGTACGACACGTCCGGCATCAAGACCGGTGTTGTGGGCGACAGCCGGGTCAAGGGCGGCCGGGTCTACCCGCTCGGGGTCGGCTGGGCAGGCAATCTGGGAGGAGTCTTCGCCGAAGGACGCACGCTGCGCGAAACCCTCCTGCTCAACATGGTGGCGCCCGCGGACACCGTCGGCCTCAGCGACTGGGACGCCGGTGACGACCTTCCCGCCTGGCGACGCGATGCGTGCGGACCCGGCGCGGAGCCCGTACGCCGCCCCACCGGCGTCCGCGACCTCTACACCTGGCAGAGCCGGCGCCTCCTCCTCCACGCGGACGGCGACGGCGTACACGGCGTGGTGCTCGGTTACGGTGACCCGCTCACCGCCCGCAACAAGCACGGCTGCGAGCCGATGACCGCGTGGCGGCGCAGCAAGACGCAGGAGAAGAAGCACGGCGAGTCGACTGCCTACATGCCCCGCGAGCACGATCCGGCCCGCTCGGCGTGGCGAGGGCTCGCTTCCCTGATCGCGAACAGGGGCGCACCGGCACAGGGTGCGGAAGCCGCGGACTACCTGCCGCCCAGGCTCTTCGAGTGGATCTCCCAGCTCGTGACGAGCGACGAGCTGGATGAGGACTTCCTGGTCAGGGCGCACATCGTCGGAGCCCGGTTCGGGACGCAGCAGTCGGTGATCGACGAGGTCGTCGACGACCACGTGTCCATGGCGGTGGTCCTGCTCCATGAGCGCAAGAGCGAGTACGCGGAGCAGGCGATCAGCGCCGTCACCGACGCCGAGGAGGCCGTCACCGCGCTCGGTGACCTCGCGACGAACCTCGCCCGTGCCGCCGGCACCGACAGCGAGGGGCCCAGGGCCACGGCGCGCGACTCGGGGTTCCACGTGCTGGGCACCCACTACCGGACTTGGCTCGCCGCTCTGGACGGCAGCGCAGACCCGTACGCGGCACGGGCCGAGTGGCAGCGGCAGGTACACCGAATCGTGGGCGGACTCGGGGACGGCCTCATCGACCGGGCCGGCGATGCCGCTTGGCAGGGCCGGGTCATCACGGTCAAGTCGCGCACGGAATGGCTGAACGCCGGCCTCGCCGACAACTGGTTCCGCTACCGCCTCGGCACCTGCCTGGGCCATCCCCGGGATTCCGGCCAACCGACGGACACAGGCGGCGAATCAGAAGCCACCGTGCCTGCCGCCGCCATGTCCGCTTCGGCCGCTGCCGCACCCGTCACTGAGGGGCACGTATGA
- the casB gene encoding type I-E CRISPR-associated protein Cse2/CasB produces the protein MTTTIIPLSPRKRVEELAAERIAVYQRGYLADESSAVAALARLRRGAGQKPERLPDLWNLVDTSPLHVRREDARELSETELEHAENALHTALTLWALHQQSRRDAGMHQRDGRGKPRGVGAAVRRMMKRDEIDEPLRKRLVRAGTAPDLPTLGQRLRDIVLLLRREQFSLDYALLAGQLYAWQWPDGPDHVRREWGRSFHAWQGEEPSDGHGPGGDEPAGGEQAAAGL, from the coding sequence ATGACGACGACCATCATTCCGCTTTCGCCTCGCAAGCGAGTTGAAGAGCTCGCCGCCGAGCGCATCGCCGTGTACCAACGCGGATATCTGGCCGACGAGTCGAGCGCCGTCGCGGCTCTCGCGAGGTTGCGCAGAGGTGCCGGGCAGAAGCCGGAGCGGTTGCCCGACCTGTGGAACCTTGTCGACACCTCACCCCTGCACGTCCGGCGCGAGGACGCTCGTGAACTGAGCGAGACCGAGCTCGAACACGCGGAGAACGCCCTCCACACGGCTCTCACCCTATGGGCGTTGCATCAGCAGTCCCGCCGCGACGCGGGCATGCACCAAAGGGACGGCCGCGGGAAACCACGCGGGGTGGGTGCCGCTGTGCGTCGCATGATGAAGCGGGACGAGATCGACGAGCCGCTCCGTAAGCGGCTGGTCCGGGCCGGAACCGCGCCGGACCTGCCCACCCTCGGGCAGCGCTTGAGAGACATCGTTCTGCTGCTGCGCCGCGAGCAGTTCTCCCTCGACTACGCGCTGCTCGCCGGCCAGCTCTACGCGTGGCAGTGGCCGGACGGCCCCGACCATGTGCGCAGGGAATGGGGACGCTCGTTCCACGCCTGGCAGGGGGAGGAGCCGAGCGACGGCCACGGGCCGGGTGGCGACGAGCCGGCAGGCGGCGAACAAGCCGCCGCCGGGCTGTAG
- the cas7e gene encoding type I-E CRISPR-associated protein Cas7/Cse4/CasC produces MNRFYLDVHALQTVPPSNLNRDDTGSPKSSVYGGAPRARVSSQAWKKATRDYFGAKNLLDPSELGVRTKKVVEVLADRIREHDASVTESDALELAAEVVAATGLKIEVPKRKSSKKAGADDAGADEETQDRPPQAKYLVFLSTRQLDGLARFAVEGAADIAKFLKDKDNKARVKQIADTRHSVDIALFGRMVADSTDFNVDAAVQVAHAISVHRVDNESDYYTAVDDHNKDSEPGAGMIGTVDFNSATLYRYAALGIHQLAANLGEGLREDESKITPVRRAAEAFIQGFVESLPTGKINTFGHHTLPDAVVVKLRTTRPVSFVAAFEEPVRGDLGGHVSEACARLAEYIPDVERAYGDEGSTLTWVLRVGPNTRKLADIGTESASIGELVASVGQAVAERLEKPE; encoded by the coding sequence GTGAACCGTTTCTACCTCGATGTGCACGCCCTGCAGACCGTTCCACCGAGCAACCTGAATCGCGACGACACCGGTTCCCCGAAGTCGTCGGTGTACGGGGGAGCGCCCCGCGCCCGGGTCTCCAGCCAGGCATGGAAGAAGGCCACCCGGGACTACTTCGGGGCGAAGAACCTCCTCGACCCCAGCGAGCTGGGCGTACGGACCAAGAAGGTCGTAGAGGTGCTCGCCGACCGAATCCGCGAGCACGACGCTTCCGTGACGGAGTCCGACGCCTTGGAGCTGGCGGCCGAGGTCGTCGCCGCCACAGGGCTCAAGATCGAGGTCCCCAAGCGCAAGAGTTCGAAGAAGGCGGGGGCGGATGATGCTGGAGCCGATGAGGAGACGCAGGATCGGCCGCCCCAGGCCAAGTACCTGGTCTTCCTCAGCACACGGCAGCTCGACGGACTGGCCCGGTTCGCCGTCGAGGGCGCGGCCGACATCGCGAAGTTCCTGAAGGACAAGGACAACAAGGCCCGGGTGAAGCAGATCGCGGACACCCGTCACTCGGTCGACATCGCCCTGTTCGGACGTATGGTCGCCGACTCGACCGACTTCAACGTGGACGCGGCGGTGCAGGTCGCCCATGCCATCAGCGTCCACCGCGTGGACAACGAGTCCGACTACTACACGGCGGTCGACGATCACAACAAGGACTCCGAGCCGGGAGCCGGAATGATCGGCACCGTCGACTTCAACTCGGCGACGCTCTATCGCTACGCAGCCCTCGGTATCCACCAGCTGGCAGCCAACCTGGGGGAGGGGCTGCGCGAGGACGAGTCGAAGATCACCCCGGTGCGCCGTGCCGCCGAAGCGTTCATCCAGGGCTTCGTGGAGTCCCTGCCCACCGGAAAGATCAACACGTTCGGCCACCACACGCTGCCCGACGCCGTCGTCGTCAAGCTCCGGACCACCCGCCCCGTCAGCTTCGTCGCGGCGTTCGAGGAGCCGGTACGCGGAGACCTCGGTGGTCACGTGTCCGAGGCATGCGCGCGCCTCGCGGAGTACATCCCGGACGTCGAGCGGGCGTACGGCGACGAGGGCTCCACGCTCACGTGGGTGCTTCGCGTCGGCCCGAACACCAGGAAACTCGCGGACATCGGTACGGAGTCCGCGAGCATCGGCGAACTCGTCGCCTCGGTGGGGCAGGCCGTCGCCGAGCGCCTGGAGAAGCCCGAATGA
- the cas5e gene encoding type I-E CRISPR-associated protein Cas5/CasD has translation MSVLALRLAGPMQSWGSSARFARRTTESAPTKSGVIGLLAAAAGIERGDDEALATLADGLRFGVRIDQPGSRVRDFQTAHHGVTGASMPLSERFYLADAVFVAAVAGETGLLTRLFGALRAPAYPPFLGRRSCPPAQPVELGLRDGDSLQQALTDEPWQAAAWYRRRHQDEAMVSLTVLREADEDEHDADHQRDQPLSFAAEQRRHALRTVVSRSVNVPNPDVVRQQAGRPRHDPFDALEESV, from the coding sequence ATGAGCGTGCTGGCCCTGAGGCTGGCGGGCCCCATGCAGTCCTGGGGTTCGTCGGCCCGCTTCGCCCGTCGCACGACGGAATCGGCACCGACGAAGAGCGGAGTGATCGGCCTGCTCGCGGCGGCGGCAGGCATCGAACGAGGTGACGACGAGGCACTGGCTACCCTCGCGGACGGTCTGAGGTTCGGCGTTCGGATTGACCAACCCGGCAGCCGCGTACGGGATTTCCAGACAGCACACCACGGTGTCACCGGCGCTTCCATGCCCCTGTCCGAGCGCTTCTACCTGGCCGATGCTGTATTTGTAGCGGCGGTTGCGGGCGAGACCGGCCTCCTCACCCGCCTGTTCGGGGCCTTGCGGGCTCCCGCGTACCCGCCGTTCCTCGGCCGCCGCTCCTGCCCGCCCGCGCAGCCGGTGGAGCTGGGGCTGCGCGACGGCGATTCGCTTCAGCAGGCGCTGACGGACGAGCCATGGCAGGCCGCTGCCTGGTACCGCCGCAGGCACCAGGATGAGGCAATGGTGTCCCTCACCGTGCTCCGTGAGGCGGACGAGGACGAGCACGACGCGGATCACCAGCGCGACCAGCCCCTGAGCTTCGCGGCTGAGCAACGCCGACACGCCCTGCGCACGGTGGTCAGCAGGTCGGTGAACGTTCCCAACCCGGACGTCGTGCGCCAACAGGCCGGACGGCCTCGGCACGATCCGTTCGACGCCCTGGAGGAGAGCGTCTGA
- the cas6e gene encoding type I-E CRISPR-associated protein Cas6/Cse3/CasE yields MFLTRFRMNTARTGARRLLSSPQVLHAAVMASFPGLLPTQTAAAPNGPRVLWRIDQNARAEVLLYVVSPEKPDLTHLVEQAGWPAAADPGNPGWQTRPYAPFLDRLAQGQRWAFRLTANPVHDIRRKPDEPRKRTAHITPVHQMGWLLDRQERCGFHVVEKPQSERLLPGGTTYRGHEHHGDRYRLTVGDRRGLAFDKARAEGKRGNRVSLVTVTFDGHLEVTDPVAMRRALAQGIGKAKAYGCGLLTLAPLDGTE; encoded by the coding sequence ATGTTCCTGACCCGCTTCCGTATGAACACGGCGCGCACGGGCGCGCGCCGTCTGCTGTCCTCGCCGCAGGTGCTGCACGCGGCCGTCATGGCGTCGTTCCCCGGGCTCCTGCCCACGCAGACCGCTGCCGCTCCCAACGGCCCGCGAGTGCTGTGGCGCATCGACCAGAACGCGCGGGCCGAGGTACTGCTGTACGTGGTGAGCCCGGAGAAGCCCGATCTGACGCACCTGGTGGAACAGGCGGGCTGGCCCGCGGCCGCCGATCCTGGGAATCCGGGCTGGCAGACCCGGCCGTATGCCCCGTTCCTCGACCGCCTGGCCCAGGGACAGCGGTGGGCGTTCCGGCTGACGGCCAACCCTGTTCACGACATCCGGCGGAAGCCGGACGAGCCACGTAAACGCACCGCGCACATCACCCCGGTCCACCAGATGGGATGGCTTCTCGACCGTCAGGAGCGCTGCGGTTTCCATGTGGTCGAGAAGCCGCAGAGCGAACGCCTGCTGCCGGGTGGGACCACGTATCGCGGTCACGAGCACCACGGCGACCGGTATCGACTGACGGTTGGTGACCGCAGGGGGCTCGCCTTCGACAAGGCGCGCGCTGAGGGGAAAAGGGGAAACCGCGTCAGCCTGGTGACGGTCACGTTCGACGGCCACCTGGAGGTGACGGACCCGGTGGCGATGCGCAGGGCCCTGGCACAGGGGATCGGCAAGGCGAAGGCGTACGGCTGCGGCCTGCTGACGTTGGCGCCGCTCGACGGAACGGAGTGA